In one Streptomyces sp. NBC_01288 genomic region, the following are encoded:
- a CDS encoding S1 family peptidase: MKHRRIPRRRVAVAGAGIAALVVAGVTLQSANASETTRAAAPHTLSALAAGKLASTLGENLGTDAAGTFYDAKTKSLVVNVLDRTAADTVEAAGAKARIVENSLAELTSARTTLKQDATIPGTSWATDPTTNKVVVTADRTVSDAEWTKLGKVVDGLGGKAELQRTKGEFKPFIAGGDAISGSGGRCSLGFNVVKGGAPYFITAGHCTEAISTWSDSSGNQIGTNEQSSFPDNDFGLVKYTSDVAHPSAVDLYNGSSQTITHAADATVGEKVTRSGSTTQVHTGTVTGLDATVNYGNGDIVNGLIQTDVCAEPGDSGGSLFDGDAAIGLTSGGSGDCTSGGETFFQPVTEALSTFGAQIG, encoded by the coding sequence TTGAAGCACCGACGCATACCCAGGCGACGGGTGGCCGTGGCAGGCGCGGGCATAGCCGCACTTGTCGTCGCGGGAGTCACCTTGCAGAGTGCGAACGCCAGCGAGACCACGCGGGCGGCCGCACCCCACACCCTCTCGGCCCTCGCGGCCGGAAAGCTCGCCTCGACGCTCGGCGAGAACCTCGGCACCGACGCGGCCGGCACGTTCTACGACGCGAAGACCAAGAGCCTCGTGGTCAACGTGCTCGACCGGACGGCCGCCGACACCGTCGAGGCGGCCGGCGCCAAGGCGAGAATCGTCGAGAACTCCCTCGCCGAGCTGACGAGCGCCCGTACGACCCTCAAGCAGGACGCGACCATCCCCGGCACCTCGTGGGCGACCGACCCGACCACCAACAAGGTCGTCGTCACCGCGGACCGCACGGTCTCCGACGCCGAGTGGACCAAGCTCGGCAAGGTCGTCGACGGGCTCGGCGGCAAGGCCGAACTCCAGCGCACCAAGGGGGAGTTCAAGCCCTTCATCGCAGGTGGCGACGCCATCTCCGGCTCGGGCGGGCGGTGTTCGCTCGGCTTCAACGTGGTCAAGGGCGGCGCGCCGTACTTCATCACCGCCGGGCACTGCACCGAGGCCATCTCCACCTGGTCCGACTCCAGCGGCAACCAGATCGGCACGAACGAGCAGTCCAGCTTCCCGGACAACGACTTCGGCCTGGTCAAGTACACCTCGGACGTCGCCCACCCGAGCGCGGTCGACCTCTACAACGGCTCCTCGCAGACCATCACCCACGCCGCCGACGCCACCGTCGGCGAGAAGGTGACCCGCAGCGGCTCGACGACCCAGGTGCACACCGGCACGGTCACCGGCCTGGACGCCACCGTGAACTACGGCAACGGCGACATCGTCAACGGCCTGATCCAGACCGACGTCTGCGCCGAGCCCGGTGACAGCGGCGGCTCGCTGTTCGACGGCGACGCGGCGATCGGCCTCACCTCCGGCGGCAGCGGCGACTGCACCTCGGGCGGCGAGACCTTCTTCCAGCCGGTCACCGAGGCACTGTCGACGTTCGGGGCGCAGATCGGCTGA
- a CDS encoding amino acid ABC transporter ATP-binding protein — protein sequence MTVMVDIRSVHKSFGSLDVLKGIDLAVRAGEVTVILGPSGSGKSTLLRTINHLEKVDQGTISVDGTLVGYRRSGDKLYELREREVLKQRTRIGFVFQNFNLFPHLTVLDNIIEAPVSALKRPRKAAVESARRLLDRVGLADKADAYPKQLSGGQQQRVAIARALALEPRLLLFDEPTSALDPELVGEVLDVIKDLAHQGTTMIVVTHEIGFAREVADTVVFMDDGRIVEQGTPTDVLDRPRHERTRTFLSKVL from the coding sequence ATGACCGTCATGGTCGACATCAGGTCCGTCCACAAGAGTTTCGGGTCGCTCGACGTGCTCAAGGGCATCGACCTCGCCGTGCGCGCGGGCGAAGTCACCGTGATCCTGGGCCCGTCCGGGTCCGGCAAGTCGACGCTGCTGCGCACCATCAACCACCTGGAGAAGGTCGACCAGGGCACGATCAGCGTCGACGGCACACTCGTCGGCTACCGGCGCTCCGGCGACAAGCTGTACGAACTGCGCGAGCGCGAGGTACTGAAGCAGCGCACCCGGATCGGGTTCGTGTTCCAGAACTTCAACCTCTTCCCGCACCTCACCGTGCTGGACAACATCATCGAGGCACCGGTCTCCGCGCTGAAACGCCCCCGCAAGGCGGCAGTCGAGAGCGCGCGCCGACTCCTCGACCGGGTGGGGCTCGCCGACAAGGCCGACGCCTACCCGAAACAGCTCTCCGGCGGTCAGCAGCAGCGGGTCGCGATCGCCCGCGCGCTCGCCCTGGAGCCGAGACTGCTGCTCTTCGACGAACCGACCTCCGCGCTCGACCCCGAGCTGGTCGGTGAAGTCCTCGACGTCATCAAGGACTTGGCCCACCAGGGCACCACGATGATCGTCGTCACCCACGAGATCGGCTTCGCCCGCGAGGTCGCCGACACCGTCGTCTTCATGGACGACGGGCGGATCGTCGAGCAGGGCACCCCGACCGACGTACTCGACCGACCCCGGCACGAACGCACCCGGACCTTCCTGTCCAAGGTGCTGTGA
- a CDS encoding AAA family ATPase, whose translation MISTLAVENYRSLRRLIVPLTRLNVITGANGTGKSSLYRSLRLLAASARGGAVAALAQEGGLPSVLWAGPEKIGRAVREGRHPVQGTVRSGPVSLQLGFAGDEFGYAIDFGHPSPSPGTDRVASMFNLDPEIKRESIWSGPVLRPASVLSDRAGAAVKLRGAGGGWSRAHGTLRPYDSMLGELADPQHAPDVLAVREFIRSWRFYDHVRTDADAPARAAQIGTRTPVLSGDGSDLAAALQTIREVGDAEALDTAVDAAFPGSQVHIADLGGRFQLALRQHGLLRALTAAELSDGTLRYLLWAAALLTPRPPSLLVLNEPETSLHPDLIPPLADLILTATKDTQIVVVTHARPLADALQKGAIRHRLDVNSIELVKEFGQTTVAGREGPLDEPLWYWPTR comes from the coding sequence ATGATCAGCACCCTCGCCGTCGAGAACTACCGCTCCCTGCGCCGCCTGATCGTCCCGCTGACGCGACTGAACGTGATCACGGGGGCGAACGGCACGGGCAAGTCGAGCCTCTACCGCTCGCTGCGCCTGCTCGCCGCGTCCGCGCGCGGCGGCGCCGTCGCCGCGCTCGCCCAGGAGGGCGGGCTGCCGTCGGTCCTGTGGGCGGGCCCGGAGAAGATCGGCCGCGCGGTGCGCGAGGGCAGACATCCCGTGCAGGGCACGGTCCGCTCGGGCCCGGTCAGTCTGCAACTGGGCTTCGCGGGCGACGAGTTCGGGTACGCGATCGACTTCGGGCACCCCAGCCCGTCCCCGGGGACCGACCGCGTGGCGTCCATGTTCAACCTCGACCCGGAGATCAAACGCGAGTCCATCTGGAGCGGCCCCGTCCTGCGCCCGGCCTCGGTGCTCTCCGACCGCGCGGGAGCCGCCGTCAAGCTGCGCGGCGCGGGCGGCGGCTGGTCCCGCGCCCACGGCACCCTGCGCCCGTACGACAGCATGCTCGGCGAACTGGCCGACCCCCAGCACGCACCCGACGTCCTGGCGGTACGGGAGTTCATCAGGTCCTGGCGGTTCTACGACCATGTCCGCACCGACGCGGACGCGCCGGCCCGCGCTGCCCAGATCGGCACGCGCACACCCGTGCTCAGCGGTGACGGCTCCGATCTGGCCGCCGCCCTGCAGACGATCCGCGAGGTCGGCGACGCCGAGGCGCTGGACACGGCCGTGGACGCGGCCTTCCCCGGCAGCCAGGTCCACATCGCCGACCTCGGCGGCCGTTTCCAACTCGCCCTGCGCCAGCACGGGTTGCTGCGCGCGCTCACCGCCGCCGAGCTGTCGGACGGCACCCTGCGCTATCTCCTGTGGGCGGCGGCCCTGTTGACGCCCCGGCCCCCGTCGCTGCTCGTGCTGAACGAGCCGGAGACGAGCCTCCACCCGGACCTGATCCCGCCGCTCGCCGATCTGATCCTCACCGCCACCAAGGACACCCAGATCGTCGTGGTCACCCACGCCCGACCGCTCGCGGACGCCCTCCAGAAGGGCGCGATACGGCACCGTCTCGACGTCAACTCCATAGAGCTGGTGAAGGAGTTCGGGCAGACGACGGTGGCGGGCCGCGAGGGCCCGCTCGACGAACCGCTGTGGTACTGGCCCACGCGCTGA
- a CDS encoding S1 family peptidase — translation MRIKRTTPRSGIARRTRLIAVATGFAAAAAFAVPTASASDARTFSATQLSAANSSVLKADVPGTAWAVDSTTNRVVVTVDSTVSQAEIAKIKSQAGSTADAITIKHTAGQFKKLITGGDAIYGGAYRCSLGFNVHSGSTYYFLTAGHCGEVASTWYSNSGHTTTLGTNVGYSFPTNDFALVKYTNTSIAHPSAVGSQTISSAATPSVGTTVYRRGSTTGTHSGRVTALNATVNYGSGDIVYQMIQTTVCAEGGDSGGPLYGGTVAYGLTSGGSGDCTSGGTTFFQPVTEALSYYGVSVG, via the coding sequence GTGAGGATCAAGCGCACCACCCCGCGCAGCGGAATCGCGAGACGGACCAGGCTGATCGCCGTGGCCACCGGATTCGCCGCCGCTGCCGCGTTCGCCGTCCCCACCGCGAGCGCCAGTGACGCCCGGACGTTCAGCGCGACCCAGCTCTCCGCGGCCAACTCGTCCGTGCTCAAGGCCGATGTCCCGGGCACCGCCTGGGCGGTCGACAGCACGACGAACCGTGTCGTCGTCACCGTCGACAGCACGGTCTCCCAGGCCGAGATCGCGAAGATCAAGTCGCAGGCGGGCAGTACCGCCGACGCGATCACGATCAAGCACACGGCCGGTCAGTTCAAGAAGCTGATCACCGGTGGCGACGCCATCTACGGCGGTGCGTACCGCTGTTCGCTCGGCTTCAACGTGCACAGCGGGAGCACGTACTACTTCCTGACCGCGGGCCACTGCGGTGAGGTCGCCTCCACCTGGTACTCCAACTCGGGGCACACCACGACGCTGGGCACGAACGTCGGCTACAGCTTCCCGACCAACGACTTCGCGCTGGTCAAGTACACCAACACCTCGATCGCGCACCCGAGCGCGGTCGGCAGCCAGACCATCTCCAGCGCGGCCACGCCGAGCGTGGGCACGACCGTCTACCGTCGTGGCTCCACCACGGGCACGCACAGCGGCCGGGTCACCGCCCTGAACGCCACCGTCAACTACGGCAGCGGCGACATCGTGTACCAGATGATCCAGACCACCGTCTGCGCCGAAGGCGGCGACAGCGGCGGTCCTCTGTACGGCGGCACCGTGGCCTACGGTCTGACCTCGGGCGGCAGCGGCGACTGCACCTCCGGCGGCACGACCTTCTTCCAGCCGGTCACCGAGGCGCTGAGCTACTACGGCGTGAGCGTCGGCTGA
- a CDS encoding FAD/NAD(P)-binding protein, with amino-acid sequence MSADRRTLVIVGAGPRGTGLIERIAANAAELYGGSDSDGGLDIHLVDPHPPGAGRIWRAAQSPLLWMNSHAEDVTMFTDETVVMDGPVRPGPTLHEWAAIEGTTFADRQLQGSYLRWVHKESVAALPPGVTVHHHPRRALRIGGPRDGRQQVWLEGGPSPLPADLVVLALGHLDAELDEDQRELAAYARAHDLVHLPPDFTADSDLSALAPGEPVLVRGFGLAFVDLMVLLTEGRGGRYDGDTYVPSGKEPVLYVGSRRGVPYHSKIGYEWSGERPPLPRFFGPAEVDAVLALPGGFDFRRDVWPLIEKELGFAHYHRLFGVHPERTSIAWTDFEEKYAAGEAADREALVASAVPDPADRLDLAALDHPLDGVRYASHEEFQDGLRAYVEGDLSRRHDPSNSPDLSVFLGLLSVYGQLIRLGDVGPWWHGFFSYLASGPPGPRLRQLLALSRAGVVRFVGADMAVAAEDGVFRASSATVPGVTIEARALVEARLPEPTVGRSVDPLLRQLHDDGAVVESPEGLLRVDRTDGRILGRDGQPHPRRFALGPYTDVRTPGAFTRPRTGGPAFRQNDATARAVLEFLRDLACRATS; translated from the coding sequence ATGAGCGCGGACAGGCGGACCCTTGTGATCGTCGGGGCCGGGCCGCGGGGGACCGGTCTCATCGAACGCATCGCCGCCAACGCGGCCGAGCTGTACGGCGGTTCGGACTCCGACGGCGGTCTCGACATCCATCTCGTCGACCCCCATCCGCCGGGCGCCGGACGCATCTGGCGCGCGGCCCAGTCCCCGCTGCTGTGGATGAACTCGCACGCCGAGGACGTCACCATGTTCACCGACGAGACGGTGGTCATGGACGGTCCGGTACGCCCCGGCCCCACCCTGCACGAATGGGCAGCCATCGAGGGCACCACCTTCGCCGACCGCCAACTCCAGGGCTCCTACCTGCGCTGGGTGCACAAGGAGTCCGTGGCCGCGCTCCCGCCGGGCGTCACCGTCCACCACCACCCGCGACGGGCCCTCAGGATCGGCGGCCCGCGCGACGGACGCCAGCAGGTGTGGCTGGAGGGCGGCCCGAGCCCGCTCCCCGCCGACCTCGTCGTCCTCGCCCTCGGCCACCTCGACGCCGAACTCGACGAGGACCAGCGTGAGTTGGCGGCGTACGCGCGCGCCCACGACCTGGTCCACCTGCCGCCCGACTTCACCGCCGACAGCGATCTCTCCGCCCTCGCCCCCGGCGAACCCGTCCTCGTCCGCGGCTTCGGCCTCGCCTTCGTCGACCTGATGGTGCTGCTCACGGAGGGGAGGGGCGGGCGCTACGACGGCGACACCTACGTCCCCTCGGGCAAGGAGCCGGTGCTGTACGTCGGGTCGCGGCGCGGAGTGCCGTACCACTCGAAGATCGGTTACGAGTGGAGCGGCGAACGGCCGCCGCTGCCACGGTTCTTCGGGCCCGCCGAGGTCGACGCGGTACTCGCGCTGCCGGGCGGATTCGACTTCCGGCGGGACGTATGGCCCCTGATCGAGAAGGAGTTGGGGTTCGCGCACTACCACCGGCTGTTCGGTGTGCACCCCGAGCGGACGAGCATCGCCTGGACCGACTTCGAGGAGAAGTACGCGGCCGGGGAGGCGGCGGACCGCGAGGCCCTCGTGGCGTCCGCGGTGCCCGACCCCGCCGACCGGCTCGACCTCGCGGCACTCGACCACCCGCTGGACGGGGTGCGGTACGCGTCGCACGAGGAGTTCCAGGACGGGCTACGGGCCTATGTGGAAGGCGATCTGAGTCGCCGTCATGATCCCTCCAACAGCCCCGACCTGTCCGTCTTCCTCGGACTGCTCTCCGTCTACGGGCAGTTGATCCGGCTCGGGGACGTCGGGCCCTGGTGGCACGGCTTCTTCAGCTATCTCGCCTCCGGGCCGCCCGGACCCCGGCTGCGCCAACTGCTCGCGCTGTCCCGGGCCGGCGTCGTGCGGTTCGTCGGCGCGGACATGGCAGTGGCCGCCGAGGACGGGGTGTTCCGGGCGTCGAGCGCGACCGTGCCGGGTGTGACGATCGAGGCGCGGGCGCTGGTCGAGGCGCGGCTGCCGGAGCCCACGGTCGGGCGGTCCGTCGACCCGCTGCTGCGTCAACTGCACGACGACGGGGCCGTGGTGGAGAGTCCCGAAGGGCTGCTGCGGGTGGACCGGACCGACGGGCGGATCCTCGGCCGGGACGGGCAGCCGCATCCCCGGCGGTTCGCGCTCGGGCCCTACACCGACGTACGGACGCCCGGCGCCTTCACCCGGCCGCGCACCGGCGGCCCCGCCTTCCGGCAGAACGACGCCACCGCCCGGGCCGTACTGGAGTTCCTGCGGGACCTCGCGTGTCGGGCCACCTCGTAG
- a CDS encoding DUF1684 domain-containing protein, giving the protein METVSAPYGPLALTGTHWLEDYPDGHLPDIPGVWVLDGDAGALTVPADERTGPTRDGEPFTGSVRLGADTGPVSTARVGLGGRRPVVLVGEGVWGVRDYDPGTADGVERGLGVAGELAFRLDGLEVTSQVAVQDDGTLWAVFADSTGGDGSYRFPFLYPAAPDAEGRTTVDFNRAVLPPCAFADHFICPFPPPGNTLGLAIEAGERVLRQTVR; this is encoded by the coding sequence ATGGAGACCGTGTCTGCTCCCTATGGCCCCCTCGCCCTCACCGGCACGCACTGGCTGGAGGACTACCCGGACGGTCACCTTCCGGATATCCCCGGCGTATGGGTCCTAGACGGCGACGCGGGCGCTCTCACCGTGCCGGCGGACGAACGGACGGGACCGACCCGCGACGGGGAACCCTTCACCGGCTCGGTCCGCCTCGGCGCGGACACCGGCCCGGTGAGCACGGCCCGCGTCGGGCTCGGCGGGCGCCGGCCGGTCGTCCTGGTCGGCGAGGGCGTCTGGGGCGTGCGCGACTACGACCCCGGCACGGCGGACGGTGTCGAACGCGGGCTCGGGGTCGCGGGTGAACTCGCCTTCCGGCTCGACGGGTTGGAGGTGACCTCGCAGGTGGCGGTGCAGGACGACGGCACGTTGTGGGCGGTGTTCGCCGACTCCACGGGCGGGGACGGCAGTTACCGGTTCCCGTTCCTGTACCCGGCGGCGCCCGACGCGGAGGGGCGCACGACGGTCGACTTCAACCGGGCCGTGCTCCCGCCGTGCGCGTTCGCCGACCATTTCATCTGCCCTTTCCCGCCGCCCGGGAATACGCTGGGCCTCGCGATCGAGGCGGGGGAGCGCGTCCTTCGGCAGACGGTGCGTTGA
- a CDS encoding NtaA/DmoA family FMN-dependent monooxygenase (This protein belongs to a clade of FMN-dependent monooxygenases, within a broader family of flavin-dependent oxidoreductases, the luciferase-like monooxygenase (LMM) family, some of whose members use coenzyme F420 rather than FMN.), producing the protein MTVRRPSRKQIHLAAHFPGVNSTTVWADPRSKSQIAFSSFEHLARTAERGRFDFFFLAEGLRLREHKGRIHDLDVVGRPESLTVLNALAAVTERIGLAATVNATFNEPYELARRLATLDHLSAGRAAWNVVTSSDAFTGENFRRGGYLDRADRYSRAAEFVDVARELWDSWTPDGLSRPFAHRGQHFDIAGEFTVPRSPQGHPVVIQAGDSGEGREFAARTADVIFTRHGTLEDGRAFYADVKGRLAKYGRSEDDLKIMPGVGVVLGDTAAEAEERAAEIRRQQVSPQNAVLALEQIWGTDLSSYDPDGPFPDFDPVPDSSLTQGRTRRGDTVAMAEKWRALSREKGLSIRQTVIETSGRQSFIGTPEAVAAELETFVRQDAADGFILVPHLTPGGLDEFVDRVVPLLQERGAFRTEYRGTTLRSHLGLPDPAGKG; encoded by the coding sequence ATGACCGTACGGAGGCCTTCTCGCAAGCAGATCCATCTGGCCGCGCACTTCCCCGGCGTCAACAGCACCACCGTGTGGGCCGATCCGCGGTCGAAGTCCCAGATCGCCTTCTCCTCCTTCGAGCATCTCGCCCGCACCGCCGAACGCGGCCGTTTCGACTTCTTCTTCCTCGCCGAGGGGCTGCGACTGCGCGAACACAAGGGCCGTATCCACGACTTGGACGTCGTCGGCCGCCCCGAGTCCCTCACGGTCCTGAACGCGCTCGCCGCCGTCACCGAGCGGATCGGGCTGGCCGCCACGGTCAACGCGACCTTCAACGAGCCGTACGAACTCGCCCGCAGACTCGCCACGTTGGACCACCTCAGCGCGGGCCGCGCCGCCTGGAACGTGGTGACCTCCTCCGACGCCTTCACCGGCGAGAACTTCCGGCGCGGGGGATACCTCGACCGCGCGGACCGCTACTCCCGAGCGGCCGAATTCGTCGACGTGGCAAGGGAGTTGTGGGACTCCTGGACCCCCGACGGACTGTCCCGCCCCTTCGCCCACCGGGGTCAACACTTCGACATCGCGGGCGAGTTCACCGTGCCGCGCTCACCGCAGGGGCACCCGGTCGTCATCCAGGCCGGGGACTCGGGGGAGGGCCGGGAGTTCGCGGCCCGGACCGCCGACGTCATCTTCACCAGGCACGGCACGCTGGAGGACGGCCGCGCCTTCTACGCCGACGTGAAGGGACGCCTCGCGAAGTACGGCCGTAGCGAGGACGATCTCAAGATCATGCCCGGTGTCGGCGTCGTCCTCGGCGACACCGCCGCCGAGGCGGAGGAGCGGGCAGCCGAGATCCGGCGGCAGCAGGTCTCCCCGCAGAACGCGGTCCTCGCCCTGGAACAGATCTGGGGCACGGACCTCTCCTCCTACGACCCCGACGGCCCGTTCCCCGACTTCGACCCGGTGCCGGATTCGTCGCTCACCCAGGGGCGGACCCGGCGCGGCGACACCGTCGCGATGGCCGAGAAGTGGCGGGCACTGTCCCGCGAGAAGGGGCTGTCCATCCGGCAGACCGTGATCGAGACGAGCGGCCGGCAGTCCTTCATCGGCACCCCGGAGGCGGTCGCCGCCGAACTGGAGACCTTCGTACGACAGGACGCAGCCGACGGCTTCATCCTCGTCCCGCATCTCACCCCCGGCGGCCTCGACGAGTTCGTGGACCGGGTGGTGCCGCTGCTCCAGGAACGTGGCGCGTTCCGCACGGAATACCGGGGCACGACCCTGCGCTCACATCTCGGGCTCCCCGACCCGGCCGGGAAGGGGTGA
- a CDS encoding LLM class flavin-dependent oxidoreductase, producing MTSSHGRGLHLAAAVDQRSAYDADSYVELARLAESGGLDFVTLDDTFARPGPDALAVLSRVAPATGRIGLVPTVTVTHTEPFQVQAAVATLDWVSRGRAGWRLDVSTTEGEARLFGRRHAAPADALWAEVGEVAEVAAQLWDSWEDDAEIRDTATGRFVDRDRLHHVDFQGSEFSVKGPSIVPRPPQGHPVRVVDATEGQARRTAARYADVALVRAASSAQAGSVRAELRASAEKFGRDPDTLRVLASLVVDLGDGEHAAEPGHGGGGPRQTAHGPLYRGGPVDLAELIAGWHGDRTVDGFHLTPVEPRRDLERLVNGTVALLQHRGLFRTFYPGSTLREHLGLARPANRYAVTGGAS from the coding sequence ATGACCTCCTCGCACGGCCGGGGCCTGCATCTGGCCGCCGCCGTCGACCAGCGGTCGGCCTACGACGCCGACTCCTACGTCGAGTTGGCGCGGCTCGCCGAGAGCGGCGGCCTCGACTTCGTGACGCTCGACGACACCTTCGCTCGCCCCGGACCCGACGCCCTCGCCGTCCTGTCCCGTGTCGCCCCGGCGACCGGCCGGATCGGTCTGGTGCCCACCGTGACCGTCACACACACCGAGCCCTTCCAGGTGCAGGCCGCGGTCGCGACCCTCGACTGGGTCAGCCGGGGCCGGGCCGGCTGGCGGCTCGACGTGTCGACCACCGAGGGCGAGGCCCGCCTCTTCGGCCGCCGGCACGCCGCGCCCGCCGACGCGTTGTGGGCGGAGGTCGGTGAAGTCGCCGAGGTGGCCGCCCAGTTGTGGGACAGCTGGGAGGACGACGCCGAGATACGGGACACGGCCACCGGCCGCTTCGTCGACCGCGACAGGCTGCACCACGTCGACTTCCAGGGCTCCGAGTTCTCGGTCAAGGGCCCCTCGATCGTGCCCAGACCACCGCAGGGCCACCCGGTCCGCGTGGTCGACGCCACCGAGGGCCAGGCCCGGCGGACGGCCGCCCGGTACGCCGATGTGGCCCTCGTCCGCGCGGCGAGTTCCGCGCAGGCCGGGTCCGTACGGGCCGAACTGCGGGCGTCCGCCGAGAAGTTCGGCCGCGATCCCGACACCCTGCGAGTCCTGGCGAGCCTCGTCGTCGACCTCGGCGACGGCGAGCACGCGGCCGAGCCGGGCCACGGCGGGGGCGGCCCCCGGCAGACCGCGCACGGCCCGTTGTACCGGGGTGGTCCCGTCGACCTCGCGGAGCTGATCGCCGGCTGGCACGGCGACCGTACCGTCGACGGCTTCCACCTCACCCCCGTCGAACCCCGCCGCGACCTGGAGCGGCTCGTCAACGGTACGGTCGCGCTGCTCCAACACCGGGGCCTGTTCCGCACGTTCTACCCGGGCAGCACGCTCAGGGAGCACCTGGGCCTGGCCCGGCCCGCCAACCGGTACGCCGTGACCGGGGGAGCGTCATGA
- a CDS encoding slipin family protein, producing MVEELVTAGVTLASVGVVYTMAAARVVKQYERGVVFRLGRLRPEVRGAGFTMVVPFVDKLRKVNMQIVTMPVPAQEGITRDNVTVRVDAVVYFKVIDAADALVQVEDYRFAVSQMAQTSLRSIIGKSDLDDLLSNREKLNQGLELMIDSPSVGWGVQIDRVEIKDVSLPETMKRSMARQAEADRERRARIINADAELQASKKLAEAAGVMSEQPAALQLRLLQTVVAVAAEKNSTLVLPFPVELLRFLERAAPAPAAPAAPAAPVAPAAPVAAVAPQPVQEQLPPAEPQSDPDSGGAISRQD from the coding sequence ATGGTCGAGGAGCTGGTGACGGCGGGAGTGACACTCGCGTCCGTCGGAGTGGTGTACACGATGGCGGCCGCGCGGGTCGTCAAACAGTACGAGCGGGGCGTGGTGTTCCGGCTCGGCAGACTGCGGCCCGAAGTGCGCGGGGCCGGCTTCACGATGGTCGTCCCGTTCGTGGACAAGCTCCGCAAGGTCAACATGCAGATCGTGACGATGCCCGTGCCCGCGCAGGAGGGCATCACCCGCGACAACGTGACGGTCCGGGTGGACGCGGTCGTCTATTTCAAGGTCATCGACGCGGCGGACGCGTTGGTGCAGGTCGAGGACTACCGGTTCGCCGTCTCGCAGATGGCGCAGACCTCGCTGCGGTCGATCATCGGCAAGAGCGACCTCGACGATCTGCTCTCCAACCGCGAAAAGCTCAACCAGGGCCTGGAGTTGATGATCGACAGCCCGTCCGTCGGCTGGGGCGTGCAGATCGACCGGGTCGAGATCAAGGACGTGTCGTTGCCGGAGACGATGAAGCGCTCGATGGCCCGGCAGGCCGAGGCCGACCGTGAGCGGCGGGCCCGGATCATCAACGCGGACGCCGAGTTGCAGGCCTCGAAGAAGCTGGCGGAGGCCGCCGGGGTGATGTCCGAACAGCCTGCCGCACTCCAACTCCGGCTGCTGCAAACGGTGGTGGCGGTCGCGGCCGAGAAGAACTCGACGCTCGTGCTGCCGTTCCCGGTCGAGCTGCTGCGGTTCCTGGAGCGAGCGGCACCGGCTCCGGCCGCACCTGCCGCGCCCGCAGCGCCCGTTGCTCCCGCGGCGCCGGTTGCCGCTGTGGCGCCGCAACCGGTGCAGGAGCAACTTCCGCCCGCCGAGCCCCAGTCGGATCCGGACTCCGGTGGAGCGATTTCAAGACAGGACTAG